In a single window of the Raphanus sativus cultivar WK10039 chromosome 9, ASM80110v3, whole genome shotgun sequence genome:
- the LOC108827866 gene encoding mitochondrial import inner membrane translocase subunit TIM23-2 translates to MAANPNNNRSDHDSDNNNNNNNNTRLYNPYQNFEVPIKSQYLYKLPTSPEYLFAEESLKQRRSWGENLTFYTGTAYLGGSVSGAAVGIFSGVKNFESGDTTKLKINRILNSSGHTGRTWGNRVGIVGLMYAGIESGVVAVMDRDDVWTSVVAGLGTGAVFRAARGVRSAAVAGALGGLAAGAVVAGKQVVKRYVPI, encoded by the coding sequence ATGGCGGCGAACCCCAACAACAACAGATCCGATCACGActcagacaacaacaacaacaacaacaacaacacacgTCTCTACAACCCTTACCAAAACTTCGAGGTCCCGATAAAGTCCCAGTACCTCTACAAGCTCCCCACCTCCCCCGAGTACCTCTTCGCCGAGGAGTCTCTCAAGCAGCGCCGCTCCTGGGGCGAGAACCTCACCTTCTACACCGGCACCGCTTACCTCGGCGGCTCCGTCTCCGGCGCCGCCGTCGGGATCTTCTCCGGGGTCAAGAACTTCGAATCCGGCGACACCACGAAGCTGAAGATCAACAGGATCCTCAACTCCTCGGGTCACACGGGTCGGACGTGGGGTAATCGGGTCGGGATCGTCGGGCTGATGTACGCCGGGATCGAGAGCGGCGTTGTGGCTGTCATGGATAGGGATGATGTTTGGACTAGCGTCGTGGCGGGTCTTGGAACCGGGGCGGTTTTTAGGGCGGCGCGTGGGGTGAGATCCGCGGCTGTGGCGGGTGCTCTCGGTGGGTTGGCGGCTGGGGCTGTGGTTGCAGGGAAGCAAGTTGTGAAGCGGTATGTGCCcatatga